A single window of Solanum dulcamara chromosome 5, daSolDulc1.2, whole genome shotgun sequence DNA harbors:
- the LOC129888481 gene encoding NAC domain-containing protein 71-like, giving the protein MSGTSLPPGFRFHPTDEELVGYYLKRKTDGLEIELEVIPVIDLYKFDPWELPEKSFLPKRDLEWFFFCPRDKKYPNGSRTNRATKSGYWKATGKDRKVVCHPAVVGYRKTLVFYRGRAPLGDRTDWVMHEYRLCDDVTQGTPSFQGPFALCRVIKRNDVSLKTKDVQGVKQVGCSTSTTSGAFTSVNEPIVVSDETPTQSAYMSNDSNYSTPITSPYQTTQFGDYESAIGANSANLWMSSAMILDSSKECPQGQNASSYCPQYDFPSMTPSQPSDQHEFTSNSTFPNFRGEVELSGDLSSFGCMSPYSIHGSYVGFYGNEDMTYEGFDQNNSNRNSNLF; this is encoded by the exons ATGTCAGGAACATCACTGCCTCCGGGATTTCGATTTCATCCAACTGATGAGGAATTGGTTGGATATTACCTGAAAAGAAAAACTGATGGACTTGAAATTGAATTGGAGGTTATTCCAGTAATAGACTTGTACAAATTTGATCCATGGGAGCTTCCAG AGAAATCTTTCTTGCCTAAGCGTGACCTTGAGTGGTTCTTCTTCTGTCCTCGGGACAAAAAGTACCCAAATGGCTCAAGAACTAATCGAGCTACTAAATCCGGATACTGGAAAGCCACAGGGAAAGATAGGAAAGTAGTCTGTCATCCAGCAGTTGTTGGCTACCGTAAAACACTAGTTTTCTATCGTGGAAGAGCTCCGCTTGGGGATAGAACGGATTGGGTAATGCATGAATATCGTCTCTGTGATGATGTTACTCAGGGCACTCCAAGTTTTCAG GGGCCTTTTGCACTTTGTCGTGTCATAAAGAGAAACGACGTTTCATTGAAGACGAAAGATGTTCAAGGAGTTAAGCAGGTTGGATGTAGTACAAGTACAACCAGTGGAGCATTTACCTCAGTAAATGAACCAATTGTTGTTTCTGATGAAACGCCAACTCAAAGCGCATACATGAGCAACGACAGTAATTACTCGACTCCTATTACTTCTCCTTATCAGACAACACAATTTGGGGATTATGAGTCTGCAATAGGGGCTAATTCTGCAAACCTCTGGATGTCCTCTGCTATGATTCTTGATTCATCTAAG GAATGTCCTCAGGGACAGAATGCATCAAGTTACTGTCCACAGTATGACTTCCCGAGCATGACTCCCTCGCAGCCTAGTGATCAACATGAGTTCACATCAAATTCAACTTTCCCGAATTTTAGAGGGGAAGTTGAACTTTCTGGTGACTTAAGTAGCTTTGGCTGCATGTCTCCTTACTCGATTCATGGAAGCTACGTGGGGTTTTATGGCAACGAGGACATGACATATGAAGGTTTCGACCAGAACAACTCAAACAGGAATTCAAATCTCTTCTGA